In Candidatus Methylomirabilota bacterium, the following proteins share a genomic window:
- the pgsA gene encoding CDP-diacylglycerol--glycerol-3-phosphate 3-phosphatidyltransferase, with amino-acid sequence MNLPIALTLFRIVLVPLIMVFLISSSRVSVLIAAVIFVAASLTDWLDGRMARRWNQVTRLGTLLDPVADKLLVAAALVSLVHVEMLAAWMAVVIIGRELAVTGLRGVALSMGTVVPASSLGKAKTVSQYVAITVLILEKGVSPDLEIFHLISRGVLWIALALTVISGVDYFYRFFLHTNPKDLVKDKERWP; translated from the coding sequence GTGAATCTGCCCATCGCGCTCACCCTGTTCCGCATCGTCCTGGTGCCCCTCATCATGGTGTTCCTGATCTCGTCCTCCCGGGTGAGCGTGCTCATCGCCGCGGTGATCTTCGTGGCCGCCTCGCTCACCGACTGGCTGGACGGCCGCATGGCGCGCCGCTGGAACCAGGTCACCCGCCTCGGGACCCTGCTCGATCCGGTCGCGGACAAGCTGCTGGTGGCCGCCGCGCTGGTGTCGCTGGTCCACGTGGAGATGCTCGCGGCGTGGATGGCGGTGGTGATCATCGGCCGCGAGCTGGCGGTCACCGGCCTGCGCGGAGTGGCGCTGTCCATGGGCACGGTGGTGCCCGCCTCCTCCCTCGGGAAGGCGAAGACGGTGTCGCAGTACGTGGCCATCACGGTGCTGATCCTCGAGAAGGGCGTCTCCCCGGACCTCGAGATCTTCCACCTGATCTCGCGCGGCGTGCTCTGGATCGCGCTGGCCTTGACCGTGATCTCGGGCGTCGACTACTTCTACCGGTTCTTCCTCCACACCAACCCCAAGGATCTCGTGAAGGACAAGGAACGATGGCCCTGA
- the argB gene encoding acetylglutamate kinase — protein sequence MANPELIERAEVLIEALPYIRAFQGKTLVIKYGGAAMEQADLKEQFAKDVLLLRLVGIRPVIVHGGGPQIGALMKRLGKEPRFVGGMRVTDEETVQIVEMVLVGKINKEIVGLINLHGGRAVGLSGKDASLLRAHKRLHRMPDGTSADIGLVGEVESVNPEPIRLLEENGFIPVIAPIGVGAEGETYNINADLVAGDVAAALFAEKLIHLTDVTGINGEDGRLVSTLTKREAERLIKAGVIDGGMLPKVESSLRALTGGAQKAHIIDGRVPHAILLEVLTKEGIGTEIVL from the coding sequence ATGGCGAACCCGGAGCTGATTGAGCGGGCCGAGGTCCTGATCGAGGCGCTTCCCTACATCCGCGCCTTCCAGGGCAAGACCCTCGTGATCAAGTACGGGGGCGCGGCCATGGAACAGGCCGACCTCAAGGAGCAGTTCGCCAAGGACGTCCTGCTGCTGCGGCTGGTCGGCATCCGCCCGGTGATCGTGCACGGGGGCGGGCCGCAGATCGGCGCGCTCATGAAGCGGCTCGGCAAGGAGCCGCGCTTCGTGGGCGGCATGCGCGTCACCGACGAGGAGACGGTCCAGATCGTGGAGATGGTGCTGGTCGGCAAGATCAACAAGGAGATCGTCGGCCTGATCAACCTCCACGGGGGCCGCGCGGTGGGGCTCTCCGGCAAGGACGCGAGCCTCCTGCGGGCCCACAAGCGCCTGCACCGCATGCCCGACGGTACCTCGGCCGACATCGGCCTGGTCGGCGAGGTGGAGTCGGTGAATCCCGAGCCCATCCGTCTCCTCGAGGAGAACGGATTCATCCCGGTGATCGCGCCGATCGGAGTCGGCGCGGAGGGCGAGACCTACAACATCAACGCGGACCTGGTGGCGGGCGACGTGGCCGCGGCCCTGTTCGCGGAGAAGCTGATCCACCTCACCGACGTGACCGGCATCAACGGGGAGGACGGCCGGCTGGTCTCCACGCTGACCAAGCGCGAGGCGGAGCGGCTGATCAAGGCGGGCGTCATCGACGGCGGCATGCTGCCCAAGGTGGAATCGTCGCTGCGGGCGCTGACCGGGGGAGCCCAGAAGGCCCACATCATCGACGGCCGCGTCCCCCACGCGATCCTCCTCGAGGTGCTCACCAAGGAAGGAATCGGGACGGAGATAGTTTTGTGA
- the argF gene encoding ornithine carbamoyltransferase encodes MKHFLSIRDLAREDLPRLFAQIALLKAKTKARDRATPLAGRTLALIFEKPSLRTRVTFEVAMTQLGGAAVYLSAQEIGMGTRESVPDVARNLSRWVDAVAARVFAHRTLEQLAEHASIPVISGLSDLEHPCQALADFFTLWERGMDLAKLRLAWVGDGNNVCNSLLLLGSMLGTTAVVATPPGYEPDARVLETCRELGGRVRLTTEAPEAIEDADVIYTDTWISMGQEGDREQRLEAFQRYQVNDRLLGFAPGDALVMHCLPAHRGEEITDAVLDGPRSLILEQAENRLHAQKAIILSLLGGDQS; translated from the coding sequence GTGAAGCACTTCCTGTCGATCCGGGATCTGGCGCGCGAGGACCTGCCGCGCCTCTTCGCGCAGATCGCCCTGCTCAAGGCCAAGACGAAGGCGCGCGACCGAGCGACCCCGCTTGCCGGCCGTACCCTCGCCCTGATCTTCGAGAAGCCGTCGCTGCGCACGCGGGTCACCTTCGAGGTGGCAATGACCCAGCTCGGCGGCGCCGCGGTGTACCTGTCGGCGCAGGAGATCGGGATGGGCACGCGCGAGTCGGTGCCCGACGTGGCCCGCAACCTCTCGCGCTGGGTCGACGCGGTGGCCGCCCGCGTCTTCGCCCACCGTACGCTCGAGCAGCTCGCCGAGCACGCCTCGATCCCGGTGATCAGCGGGCTCTCCGACCTCGAGCATCCCTGTCAGGCCCTGGCCGACTTCTTCACGCTGTGGGAGCGCGGGATGGACCTGGCCAAGCTCCGCCTGGCCTGGGTGGGCGACGGCAACAACGTCTGCAACTCGCTCCTGCTGCTGGGCTCGATGCTCGGCACCACCGCGGTGGTGGCAACCCCGCCCGGCTACGAGCCGGACGCCCGGGTGCTGGAGACGTGCCGCGAGCTGGGCGGGCGCGTTCGGCTCACCACCGAGGCGCCCGAGGCCATCGAGGACGCCGACGTGATCTACACCGATACCTGGATCAGCATGGGGCAGGAGGGAGACCGCGAGCAGCGGCTCGAGGCCTTCCAGCGCTATCAGGTCAACGATCGCCTCCTCGGCTTCGCCCCCGGTGATGCTCTCGTCATGCATTGCCTGCCCGCCCACCGCGGGGAGGAGATCACCGACGCGGTCCTGGACGGCCCGCGCAGCCTGATCCTCGAGCAGGCCGAGAACCGCCTGCACGCGCAGAAGGCGATCATCCTGAGCCTGCTGGGTGGGGACCAATCGTGA
- a CDS encoding aspartate aminotransferase family protein: MTDTKTLIEWADKHLMTTAKRNPVVLVRGEGARVWDSDGKEYLDFTGGIAVTALGHSHPKVVGTMREQAATLLHVSNLFYIPQQTQLAKLLCDHSFADRVFFSNSGAEANESAIKLARKWAKEHGASDRGDIITMRGGFHGRTLATVTATAQEKYHHGFEPLPGGFKYVPFNDLRAVERAIDSHTAAVMVEPIQGEGGVNIPDDGYLPGLRKLCDAAGILLVLDEIQTGMGRTGRLWAYEHSGVEPDIMTLAKALANGVPIGATLATESVASAFTPGTHGSTFGGNPFATAVGLTVFATLMEERLPERAASMGRLLREQLEAVRARHPKAATAVRGRGLLVGMDLVPPVGDVITACRQRGLLLLSAGDNTLRLAPPLVVDEASIKRGMEIIDQALAGFAR, translated from the coding sequence ATGACCGATACGAAGACCCTGATCGAGTGGGCGGACAAGCACCTGATGACCACCGCCAAGCGCAACCCGGTGGTGCTGGTACGCGGCGAAGGCGCGCGAGTCTGGGACAGCGACGGCAAGGAGTATCTCGATTTCACCGGCGGCATCGCGGTGACCGCGCTCGGCCATTCCCATCCCAAGGTGGTGGGGACCATGCGCGAGCAGGCGGCCACGCTGCTCCACGTGTCGAACCTGTTCTACATCCCGCAGCAGACCCAGCTCGCCAAGCTGCTCTGCGACCACTCCTTCGCGGATCGGGTGTTCTTCTCCAACTCGGGCGCGGAGGCCAACGAATCCGCGATCAAGCTCGCGCGCAAGTGGGCCAAGGAGCACGGGGCCAGCGACCGCGGCGACATCATCACGATGCGGGGCGGCTTTCACGGGCGGACCCTCGCCACCGTCACCGCCACCGCCCAGGAGAAGTACCACCACGGCTTCGAGCCGCTGCCCGGCGGGTTCAAGTACGTGCCCTTCAACGATCTCCGCGCGGTCGAGCGCGCCATCGACAGCCACACCGCCGCGGTGATGGTCGAGCCCATCCAGGGTGAGGGCGGCGTGAACATCCCGGACGACGGTTACCTGCCGGGCCTCCGCAAGCTCTGCGACGCGGCGGGCATCCTGCTGGTGCTCGACGAGATCCAGACCGGGATGGGCCGCACCGGGCGCCTGTGGGCCTACGAGCACTCGGGGGTGGAGCCGGACATCATGACGCTGGCCAAGGCCCTGGCCAACGGCGTCCCCATCGGGGCTACCCTCGCCACCGAGAGCGTGGCCTCTGCGTTCACCCCCGGCACCCATGGCTCGACTTTCGGCGGCAATCCGTTCGCCACCGCGGTCGGGCTGACCGTCTTCGCCACTCTCATGGAGGAGCGCCTGCCCGAGCGCGCGGCCAGCATGGGCCGTCTCCTGCGGGAGCAGCTGGAGGCGGTGCGGGCGCGGCACCCGAAGGCGGCGACGGCGGTGCGGGGACGGGGGCTGCTGGTGGGCATGGACCTGGTGCCGCCGGTCGGGGACGTCATCACCGCCTGCCGTCAGCGGGGCCTCCTGCTGCTGAGCGCGGGCGACAACACGCTGCGGCTCGCGCCCCCGCTGGTGGTGGACGAGGCCTCGATCAAGCGCGGGATGGAGATCATCGACCAGGCCCTCGCCGGCTTCGCACGGTGA
- a CDS encoding argininosuccinate synthase: protein MTRIAKKVVLAYSGGLDTSVILRWLIETYRCEVVAYCADLGQGEELIPVKEKALRTGASSVHIVDLREEFVRDFVFPMLRANAIYEGAYLMGTSIARPLIAKAQVDVAGKEGADAVSHGATGKGNDQVRFELTYAALAPELTVIAPWREWDLNSRTALMEFARRHDIPVPVTAERPYSTDRNLFHISFEGGILEDPWNEPPPKMFLLTNSPESAPDVPVYVEIDYEAGNPVAVDGRRLSPAALLETVNRLGGEHGIGRVDLVENRFVGMKSRGVYETPGGTILHTAHRALESITLDREVLHLRDSLVPRYAEMIYYGFWFSPEREAVQGLVDQVQRDVTGTARLKLYKGTVTVVGRKSPRSLYRTDFVTFEADQVYRQRDAEGFINLNALRLKIRALRDRAR from the coding sequence GTGACCCGGATCGCCAAGAAGGTGGTGCTCGCGTATTCGGGAGGACTCGACACCTCGGTCATCCTCCGCTGGCTCATCGAGACGTACCGCTGCGAGGTCGTCGCCTACTGCGCCGACCTCGGCCAGGGCGAGGAGCTGATCCCGGTCAAGGAGAAGGCCCTCCGCACCGGCGCCTCGTCGGTGCACATCGTCGACCTGCGGGAGGAATTCGTCCGCGACTTCGTCTTCCCGATGCTGCGGGCCAACGCGATCTACGAGGGCGCCTACCTCATGGGCACCTCGATCGCACGGCCGCTGATCGCCAAGGCTCAAGTGGACGTCGCCGGCAAGGAAGGCGCGGACGCGGTGAGCCACGGGGCCACCGGCAAGGGCAACGACCAGGTCCGCTTCGAGCTGACCTACGCGGCCCTCGCACCGGAATTGACCGTGATCGCGCCCTGGCGCGAGTGGGATCTCAACTCGCGCACCGCGCTCATGGAGTTCGCCCGGCGTCACGACATCCCGGTGCCGGTGACCGCAGAGCGGCCGTACTCCACCGACCGGAACCTGTTCCACATCTCGTTCGAGGGTGGCATCCTCGAGGACCCGTGGAACGAGCCACCGCCCAAGATGTTCCTGCTCACCAACTCCCCGGAGTCCGCGCCCGACGTCCCGGTCTACGTCGAGATCGACTACGAGGCGGGCAACCCGGTGGCGGTGGACGGGCGACGGCTGTCGCCCGCCGCGCTGCTGGAGACGGTCAACCGCCTGGGCGGCGAGCACGGCATCGGCCGCGTCGACCTGGTGGAGAACCGCTTCGTGGGCATGAAGTCGCGCGGCGTGTACGAGACGCCGGGCGGCACGATCCTGCACACCGCGCATCGCGCGCTGGAATCCATCACCCTCGACCGCGAGGTGCTGCACCTGCGCGACTCCCTCGTCCCGCGCTACGCGGAGATGATCTACTACGGCTTCTGGTTCAGCCCGGAGCGCGAGGCGGTGCAGGGGCTGGTGGACCAGGTGCAACGCGATGTGACCGGCACGGCCCGGCTCAAGCTCTACAAGGGCACGGTCACGGTGGTGGGACGGAAGTCGCCGCGCTCGCTCTACCGCACCGACTTCGTCACCTTCGAGGCCGACCAGGTATACCGGCAACGCGACGCCGAGGGGTTCATCAACCTCAACGCGCTCCGGCTGAAGATCCGGGCCCTCCGCGACCGGGCGCGGTAG
- a CDS encoding 2-phosphosulfolactate phosphatase encodes MRVHVALSPAEFPEAPLSGRTALAIDVLRATSAAVAACEAGCHRLVAVADAEAAEAFAAADGADTVRAGERGGEPLTGFDLGNSPAEFTAESVGRRTVVLTTTNGTAAMLAASGAAAAGLAALTNVSAAARWALAEGRDVSILCAGDSGALSLEDVVCAGLLVAHLSGSGVTTLSEGAATALALGRYYGGRLDRLAEASPWARRLARQGRGADVAACLRADVSDVVPVFAAGGFVPQRVASSGLAVARPEGGS; translated from the coding sequence ATGCGGGTGCACGTGGCCCTGAGCCCGGCCGAGTTCCCCGAGGCGCCGCTGTCGGGGCGGACCGCGCTCGCCATCGACGTGCTGCGCGCGACCTCCGCCGCGGTGGCCGCGTGCGAGGCGGGGTGCCACCGCCTGGTCGCGGTGGCCGACGCGGAGGCGGCGGAGGCGTTCGCGGCGGCCGACGGCGCCGACACCGTCCGGGCCGGGGAGCGCGGGGGCGAGCCGCTGACCGGCTTCGATCTGGGCAACTCGCCCGCCGAGTTCACCGCCGAGTCGGTGGGCCGGCGCACCGTGGTGCTGACCACCACGAACGGCACCGCCGCGATGCTCGCCGCCTCCGGTGCCGCGGCCGCCGGGCTCGCCGCGCTCACCAACGTCAGCGCGGCGGCCCGCTGGGCTCTCGCCGAAGGCCGGGACGTCTCGATCCTGTGCGCCGGCGACAGCGGCGCGCTCTCGCTCGAGGACGTGGTGTGCGCGGGCCTCCTGGTGGCGCACCTGTCCGGATCGGGGGTAACCACGCTGTCGGAGGGCGCGGCGACCGCGCTGGCCCTCGGCCGGTACTACGGGGGGCGGCTCGACCGGCTCGCCGAGGCCTCGCCGTGGGCCCGCCGGCTCGCCCGGCAGGGCCGCGGCGCCGACGTGGCCGCGTGCCTGCGCGCCGACGTCAGCGACGTGGTGCCGGTATTCGCGGCGGGCGGGTTCGTGCCGCAACGGGTCGCGTCGAGCGGCCTGGCCGTGGCCCGTCCGGAGGGGGGCTCGTGA